One Betta splendens chromosome 16, fBetSpl5.4, whole genome shotgun sequence genomic window carries:
- the trak1a gene encoding trafficking kinesin-binding protein 1 isoform X5 produces MALFTAAEDELEFSYQPEEEEEEEEEYVVPPANESTEQQEDEEEYVSFPSDGSSQQEEEEEMDEEQQVLCEVLCADRVGQMTKTYSDIDAVTRLLEEKERDLELAARIGQSLLKKNKALSERNELLEEQVEHIREEVSQLRHDLSMKDELLQFYTSAAEESEVESATSTPVRLSETSASPPTFFPLDCLQKKLKDLEEENKSLRFEASHLETETISYEEKEQQLVNDCVKELRDANVQISSLAEELARKTEDASRQQEEITHLLSQIVDLQKKAKLYAVENEELTQHLGAAKDAQRQLTAELQELQEKYAECMEMLHEAQEELKNLRNKTLPLSTPRRFHSLGLFPMDSLAAEIEGTMRKELQMDDPDVEEQRLHPKRVFQTVKNLNLMRQQRSSLAPSPLNIPGSNQTSCFTSGRSSRVGTPRANSVYGSETGSGIFLDNRTSILESSSDGSEDSNKRPPGTPGTPGSRDLEAALRRLSLRRDNYLSEKRFFEEERERKLAYLSKEEEKGGGQSSGGPNTPTESLLSLCSHPSLGSIWSGYSFTARSYLPEKLQIVKPLEGSATLHAWQQLAQPHMGALLDHRPGVVTKGFRTLAHDLDQEDDWQLDQPEEDEASCDSLSSSLGESAACSALPRSTSTPLVRGADDGSQPKTLCGAKDETLGKDGHAANTGLPFSSPSLCSEMMNGHADLKEAFQPAAVEHMPVNFPGKCVSHTSSTYTFTTCRILHPSDQLTSVSPRSCDEDDEVELYHMVVMASLEQAN; encoded by the exons ATGGCGCTGTTCACAGCTGCTGAAGATGAGCTGGAGTTCTCCTACCagccggaggaggaagaggaggaggaggaggagtatgTCGTTCCTCCTGCTAAtgaaagcacagagcagcaggaggatgaggaggaataCGTCAGCTTTCCTAGCGATGGAAgttcacagcaggaggaggaagaggagatggatgAGGAGCAACAGGTTCTGTGTGAAG TGCTGTGTGCAGACAGAGTGGGACAGATGACGAAAACCTACAGTGACATAGACGCTGTCACTCGActgctggaggag AAAGAGCGTGACTTGGAGTTAGCGGCTCGTATTGGGCAGTCACTGCTGAAGAAGAACAAAGCTCTCAGCGAGAGgaatgagctgctggaggagcaagTAGAGCACATACGAGAAGAG GTGTCGCAGCTTCGTCACGACCTGTCCATGAAAGATGAGCTCTTGCAGTTCTACACCAGCGCTGCTGAGGAAAGCGAGGTGGAATCCGCCACCTCGACACC tgtgcgGCTCAGTGAAACAAGTGCATCACCTCCAACCTTCTTCCCCCTGGACTGTTTACAGAAGAAACTCAAGGATctggaggaagaaaacaaaTCTTTACGATTTGAG GCCAGTCATTTGGAAACAGAAACGATCTCCTATGAGGAGAAAGAACAGCAACTTGTCAACGACTGTGTCAAAGAACTAC GCGATGCAAATGTGCAGATTTCCTCTCTGGCTGAGGAGCTGGCCAGAAAGACTGAAGACGCCTCCAGACAACAGGAAGAGATCACACACCTACTCTCCCAAATAGTAGACCTTCAAAAGAAGGCCAAGCTG TATGCTGTGGAGAACGAAGAGCTGACTCAGCACTTGGGAGCAGCCAAAGATGCCCAGCGACAACTGACTGCTGAG TTGCAGGAGTTGCAGGAAAAGTATGCAGAGTGTATGGAGATGCTCCATGaagctcaggaggagctgaagaatcTGAGGAATAAAACTCTACCTCTCAGCACACCGAGGCGTTTCCACTCTCTGGGTTTGTTTCCAATG GATTCTCTGGCAGCAGAAATAGAAGGCACCATGAGAAAGGAACTTCAAATGGATGATCCGGATGTAGAGGAGCAGAG GCTGCACCCAAAGCGAGTGTTCCAGACGGTGAAGAACCTCAACCTGATGCGTCAGCAGCGTTCATCATTAGCCCCCTCCCCTCTCAACATCCCAGGCTCAAATCAGACATCGTGCTTCACCTCAGGGCGCTCCAGCCGGGTGGGCACGCCCCGTGCCAACTCCGTATATGGTAGCGAGACAGGAAGTGGGATTTTCCTGGACAACAGAACAAGCATCTTGGAAAGTTCAAGTGATGG GTCTGAGGATTCTAACAAACGGCCCCCTGGCACCCCAGGAACCCCAGGCAGCAGGGACCTGGAGGCAGCCTTGCGGCGTCTTTCCCTCCGTCGCGACAACTACCTCTCAGAGAAGCGTTTTtttgaggaggagagggagagaaaactGGCTTATCTGtcaaaagaggaagaaaagggagGTGGGCAGAGCAGTGGAGGCCCAAACACTCCGACCGAAAGCCTGTTGTCGCTGTGCTCGCATCCCTCTCTCGGAAGCATTTGGTCCGGATACTCTTTCACAGCAAGATCCTACCTGCCGGAGAAGCTGCAGATTGTAAAGCCGCTAGAAG GCTCTGCTACGCTGCACGCATGGCAGCAGCTGGCTCAACCCCACATGGGAGCTCTGCTGGATCATCGGCCCGGCGTGGTCACCAAGGGCTTCCGCACATTAGCGCATGATCTGGACCAGGAAGACGACTGGCAACTGGACCaaccagaggaggatgaggcctCCTGTGACTCGTTGAGCAGCTCGCTGGGGGAAAGCGCCGCGTGCTCGGCTCTGCCTCGCTCTACCTCTACGCCCTTGGTCCGTGGCGCTGATGACGGGAGCCAGCCAAAAACATTGTGTGGGGCCAAAGATGAGACACTCGGGAAAGATGGACACGCTGCGAACACGGGCCTTCCCTTCTCCAGCCCCTCGCTGTGCTCGGAGATGATGAACGGGCACGCGGACCTGAAGGAGGCCTTCCAGCCGGCCGCGGTGGAGCACATGCCTG TTAATTTCCCAGGGAAGTGTGTGTCGCATACTAGCTCCACATACACCTTCACCACCTGCAGGATCCTCCACCCCTCTGATCAGCTGACGTCTGTGTCTCCAAG GTCATGTGATGAGGACGACGAAGTGGAGTTGTATCATATGGTTGTGATGGCCAGCCTAGAGCAAGCTAATTGA
- the trak1a gene encoding trafficking kinesin-binding protein 1 isoform X1, with protein MALFTAAEDELEFSYQPEEEEEEEEEYVVPPANESTEQQEDEEEYVSFPSDGSSQQEEEEEMDEEQQVLCEVLCADRVGQMTKTYSDIDAVTRLLEEKERDLELAARIGQSLLKKNKALSERNELLEEQVEHIREEVSQLRHDLSMKDELLQFYTSAAEESEVESATSTPVRLSETSASPPTFFPLDCLQKKLKDLEEENKSLRFEASHLETETISYEEKEQQLVNDCVKELRDANVQISSLAEELARKTEDASRQQEEITHLLSQIVDLQKKAKLYAVENEELTQHLGAAKDAQRQLTAELQELQEKYAECMEMLHEAQEELKNLRNKTLPLSTPRRFHSLGLFPMDSLAAEIEGTMRKELQMDDPDVEEQRLHPKRVFQTVKNLNLMRQQRSSLAPSPLNIPGSNQTSCFTSGRSSRVGTPRANSVYGSETGSGIFLDNRTSILESSSDGSEDSNKRPPGTPGTPGSRDLEAALRRLSLRRDNYLSEKRFFEEERERKLAYLSKEEEKGGGQSSGGPNTPTESLLSLCSHPSLGSIWSGYSFTARSYLPEKLQIVKPLEGSATLHAWQQLAQPHMGALLDHRPGVVTKGFRTLAHDLDQEDDWQLDQPEEDEASCDSLSSSLGESAACSALPRSTSTPLVRGADDGSQPKTLCGAKDETLGKDGHAANTGLPFSSPSLCSEMMNGHADLKEAFQPAAVEHMPVNFPGKCVSHTSSTYTFTTCRILHPSDQLTSVSPSPAIGSCQSSVHVASAAPASTPTNASAPHTPSYTPCCTPRRLSLSLSLAESSTNLRDSTRTTSTSLGLVRLLLERGISASVYDPGSWDRGLNIGAAPTGAAPAPRPSDAAGEPEGGHVARRPDSLLLLRPSTPPDSTSSAAAAARPVFRFSLSPDDPPYYDTFLASKPARTILREVLGEADRERGAQADGDDGQAEVQNLRLVDKLKRFRTLSPHSASASPGTNLFGTSGLGSSALGAGLPGLSTGLRRNRTYPALVGASMAMKDPGGPASTDILIAQPTPDTTHTQTSKIHSKATRVKNAIHIPQTLHALETVTPQTIIQRHTRLNDALWDSTSNDPKQDEETVP; from the exons ATGGCGCTGTTCACAGCTGCTGAAGATGAGCTGGAGTTCTCCTACCagccggaggaggaagaggaggaggaggaggagtatgTCGTTCCTCCTGCTAAtgaaagcacagagcagcaggaggatgaggaggaataCGTCAGCTTTCCTAGCGATGGAAgttcacagcaggaggaggaagaggagatggatgAGGAGCAACAGGTTCTGTGTGAAG TGCTGTGTGCAGACAGAGTGGGACAGATGACGAAAACCTACAGTGACATAGACGCTGTCACTCGActgctggaggag AAAGAGCGTGACTTGGAGTTAGCGGCTCGTATTGGGCAGTCACTGCTGAAGAAGAACAAAGCTCTCAGCGAGAGgaatgagctgctggaggagcaagTAGAGCACATACGAGAAGAG GTGTCGCAGCTTCGTCACGACCTGTCCATGAAAGATGAGCTCTTGCAGTTCTACACCAGCGCTGCTGAGGAAAGCGAGGTGGAATCCGCCACCTCGACACC tgtgcgGCTCAGTGAAACAAGTGCATCACCTCCAACCTTCTTCCCCCTGGACTGTTTACAGAAGAAACTCAAGGATctggaggaagaaaacaaaTCTTTACGATTTGAG GCCAGTCATTTGGAAACAGAAACGATCTCCTATGAGGAGAAAGAACAGCAACTTGTCAACGACTGTGTCAAAGAACTAC GCGATGCAAATGTGCAGATTTCCTCTCTGGCTGAGGAGCTGGCCAGAAAGACTGAAGACGCCTCCAGACAACAGGAAGAGATCACACACCTACTCTCCCAAATAGTAGACCTTCAAAAGAAGGCCAAGCTG TATGCTGTGGAGAACGAAGAGCTGACTCAGCACTTGGGAGCAGCCAAAGATGCCCAGCGACAACTGACTGCTGAG TTGCAGGAGTTGCAGGAAAAGTATGCAGAGTGTATGGAGATGCTCCATGaagctcaggaggagctgaagaatcTGAGGAATAAAACTCTACCTCTCAGCACACCGAGGCGTTTCCACTCTCTGGGTTTGTTTCCAATG GATTCTCTGGCAGCAGAAATAGAAGGCACCATGAGAAAGGAACTTCAAATGGATGATCCGGATGTAGAGGAGCAGAG GCTGCACCCAAAGCGAGTGTTCCAGACGGTGAAGAACCTCAACCTGATGCGTCAGCAGCGTTCATCATTAGCCCCCTCCCCTCTCAACATCCCAGGCTCAAATCAGACATCGTGCTTCACCTCAGGGCGCTCCAGCCGGGTGGGCACGCCCCGTGCCAACTCCGTATATGGTAGCGAGACAGGAAGTGGGATTTTCCTGGACAACAGAACAAGCATCTTGGAAAGTTCAAGTGATGG GTCTGAGGATTCTAACAAACGGCCCCCTGGCACCCCAGGAACCCCAGGCAGCAGGGACCTGGAGGCAGCCTTGCGGCGTCTTTCCCTCCGTCGCGACAACTACCTCTCAGAGAAGCGTTTTtttgaggaggagagggagagaaaactGGCTTATCTGtcaaaagaggaagaaaagggagGTGGGCAGAGCAGTGGAGGCCCAAACACTCCGACCGAAAGCCTGTTGTCGCTGTGCTCGCATCCCTCTCTCGGAAGCATTTGGTCCGGATACTCTTTCACAGCAAGATCCTACCTGCCGGAGAAGCTGCAGATTGTAAAGCCGCTAGAAG GCTCTGCTACGCTGCACGCATGGCAGCAGCTGGCTCAACCCCACATGGGAGCTCTGCTGGATCATCGGCCCGGCGTGGTCACCAAGGGCTTCCGCACATTAGCGCATGATCTGGACCAGGAAGACGACTGGCAACTGGACCaaccagaggaggatgaggcctCCTGTGACTCGTTGAGCAGCTCGCTGGGGGAAAGCGCCGCGTGCTCGGCTCTGCCTCGCTCTACCTCTACGCCCTTGGTCCGTGGCGCTGATGACGGGAGCCAGCCAAAAACATTGTGTGGGGCCAAAGATGAGACACTCGGGAAAGATGGACACGCTGCGAACACGGGCCTTCCCTTCTCCAGCCCCTCGCTGTGCTCGGAGATGATGAACGGGCACGCGGACCTGAAGGAGGCCTTCCAGCCGGCCGCGGTGGAGCACATGCCTG TTAATTTCCCAGGGAAGTGTGTGTCGCATACTAGCTCCACATACACCTTCACCACCTGCAGGATCCTCCACCCCTCTGATCAGCTGACGTCTGTGTCTCCAAG CCCAGCTATCGGCTCCTGTCAGAGCAGCGTTCACGTCGCCAGCGCCGCCCCCGCTTCCACGCCCACGAACGCGTCTGCCCCTCACACCCCGTCCTACACCCCCTGCTGCACCCCGCGGCGCCTCTCCCTGTCCCTGTCTCTGGCTGAATCCTCCACCAACCTGAGGGACTCCACCAGGACCACTAGCACCTCCCTGGGCCTGgtgcgcctcctgctggagcgCGGCATCTCTGCCTCGGTGTACGATCCTGGCAGCTGGGACCGCGGGCTGAACatcggcgcggcgcccacgggAGCAGCGCCGGCGCCAAGACCCAGCGACGCAGCGGGGGAGCCCGAGGGCGGGCATGTTGCCAGACGGCCagactccctcctcctcctccggccctCCACCCCACCCGACTCCACGTcctccgctgctgccgccgcacgccccgtttttcggttcAGCCTGTCGCCCGACGACCCGCCGTACTACGACACCTTCCTGGCCTCGAAACCGGCCCGCACCATCCTGAGGGAGGTGCTGGGGGAGGCGGACAGGGAGCGGGGGGCGCAGGCGGACGGCGACGACGGCCAAGCAGAGGTGCAGAACCTGCGGCTCGTGGACAAGCTGAAGCGCTTCCGCACCCTCTCGCCCCACTCGGCCTCGGCCTCGCCCGGGACTAACCTGTTCGGCACCAGCGGACTAGGGAGCAGTGCGCTGGGAGCAGGGCTTCCTGGATTGAGCACGGGACTCAGGAGGAATCGAACCTACCCGGCCCTGGTGGGGGCCAGCATGGCTATGAAAGATCCAGGGGGACCCGCTAGCACAGACATACTCATAGCGCAGCCGACCCcagatacaacacacacacaaacaagcaaaataCATTCGAAGGCCACACGGGTCAAAAACGCCATACATATACCACAGACATTACACGCTCTGGAAACAGTCACGCCACAGACCATAATACAGAGACACACTAGGCTGAATGACGCACTGTGGGACTCAACAAGCAACGACCCAAAGCAAGACGAGGAAACTGTCCCATAA
- the trak1a gene encoding trafficking kinesin-binding protein 1 isoform X4, whose protein sequence is MTKTYSDIDAVTRLLEEKERDLELAARIGQSLLKKNKALSERNELLEEQVEHIREEVSQLRHDLSMKDELLQFYTSAAEESEVESATSTPVRLSETSASPPTFFPLDCLQKKLKDLEEENKSLRFEASHLETETISYEEKEQQLVNDCVKELRDANVQISSLAEELARKTEDASRQQEEITHLLSQIVDLQKKAKLYAVENEELTQHLGAAKDAQRQLTAELQELQEKYAECMEMLHEAQEELKNLRNKTLPLSTPRRFHSLGLFPMDSLAAEIEGTMRKELQMDDPDVEEQRLHPKRVFQTVKNLNLMRQQRSSLAPSPLNIPGSNQTSCFTSGRSSRVGTPRANSVYGSETGSGIFLDNRTSILESSSDGSEDSNKRPPGTPGTPGSRDLEAALRRLSLRRDNYLSEKRFFEEERERKLAYLSKEEEKGGGQSSGGPNTPTESLLSLCSHPSLGSIWSGYSFTARSYLPEKLQIVKPLEGSATLHAWQQLAQPHMGALLDHRPGVVTKGFRTLAHDLDQEDDWQLDQPEEDEASCDSLSSSLGESAACSALPRSTSTPLVRGADDGSQPKTLCGAKDETLGKDGHAANTGLPFSSPSLCSEMMNGHADLKEAFQPAAVEHMPVNFPGKCVSHTSSTYTFTTCRILHPSDQLTSVSPSPAIGSCQSSVHVASAAPASTPTNASAPHTPSYTPCCTPRRLSLSLSLAESSTNLRDSTRTTSTSLGLVRLLLERGISASVYDPGSWDRGLNIGAAPTGAAPAPRPSDAAGEPEGGHVARRPDSLLLLRPSTPPDSTSSAAAAARPVFRFSLSPDDPPYYDTFLASKPARTILREVLGEADRERGAQADGDDGQAEVQNLRLVDKLKRFRTLSPHSASASPGTNLFGTSGLGSSALGAGLPGLSTGLRRNRTYPALVGASMAMKDPGGPASTDILIAQPTPDTTHTQTSKIHSKATRVKNAIHIPQTLHALETVTPQTIIQRHTRLNDALWDSTSNDPKQDEETVP, encoded by the exons ATGACGAAAACCTACAGTGACATAGACGCTGTCACTCGActgctggaggag AAAGAGCGTGACTTGGAGTTAGCGGCTCGTATTGGGCAGTCACTGCTGAAGAAGAACAAAGCTCTCAGCGAGAGgaatgagctgctggaggagcaagTAGAGCACATACGAGAAGAG GTGTCGCAGCTTCGTCACGACCTGTCCATGAAAGATGAGCTCTTGCAGTTCTACACCAGCGCTGCTGAGGAAAGCGAGGTGGAATCCGCCACCTCGACACC tgtgcgGCTCAGTGAAACAAGTGCATCACCTCCAACCTTCTTCCCCCTGGACTGTTTACAGAAGAAACTCAAGGATctggaggaagaaaacaaaTCTTTACGATTTGAG GCCAGTCATTTGGAAACAGAAACGATCTCCTATGAGGAGAAAGAACAGCAACTTGTCAACGACTGTGTCAAAGAACTAC GCGATGCAAATGTGCAGATTTCCTCTCTGGCTGAGGAGCTGGCCAGAAAGACTGAAGACGCCTCCAGACAACAGGAAGAGATCACACACCTACTCTCCCAAATAGTAGACCTTCAAAAGAAGGCCAAGCTG TATGCTGTGGAGAACGAAGAGCTGACTCAGCACTTGGGAGCAGCCAAAGATGCCCAGCGACAACTGACTGCTGAG TTGCAGGAGTTGCAGGAAAAGTATGCAGAGTGTATGGAGATGCTCCATGaagctcaggaggagctgaagaatcTGAGGAATAAAACTCTACCTCTCAGCACACCGAGGCGTTTCCACTCTCTGGGTTTGTTTCCAATG GATTCTCTGGCAGCAGAAATAGAAGGCACCATGAGAAAGGAACTTCAAATGGATGATCCGGATGTAGAGGAGCAGAG GCTGCACCCAAAGCGAGTGTTCCAGACGGTGAAGAACCTCAACCTGATGCGTCAGCAGCGTTCATCATTAGCCCCCTCCCCTCTCAACATCCCAGGCTCAAATCAGACATCGTGCTTCACCTCAGGGCGCTCCAGCCGGGTGGGCACGCCCCGTGCCAACTCCGTATATGGTAGCGAGACAGGAAGTGGGATTTTCCTGGACAACAGAACAAGCATCTTGGAAAGTTCAAGTGATGG GTCTGAGGATTCTAACAAACGGCCCCCTGGCACCCCAGGAACCCCAGGCAGCAGGGACCTGGAGGCAGCCTTGCGGCGTCTTTCCCTCCGTCGCGACAACTACCTCTCAGAGAAGCGTTTTtttgaggaggagagggagagaaaactGGCTTATCTGtcaaaagaggaagaaaagggagGTGGGCAGAGCAGTGGAGGCCCAAACACTCCGACCGAAAGCCTGTTGTCGCTGTGCTCGCATCCCTCTCTCGGAAGCATTTGGTCCGGATACTCTTTCACAGCAAGATCCTACCTGCCGGAGAAGCTGCAGATTGTAAAGCCGCTAGAAG GCTCTGCTACGCTGCACGCATGGCAGCAGCTGGCTCAACCCCACATGGGAGCTCTGCTGGATCATCGGCCCGGCGTGGTCACCAAGGGCTTCCGCACATTAGCGCATGATCTGGACCAGGAAGACGACTGGCAACTGGACCaaccagaggaggatgaggcctCCTGTGACTCGTTGAGCAGCTCGCTGGGGGAAAGCGCCGCGTGCTCGGCTCTGCCTCGCTCTACCTCTACGCCCTTGGTCCGTGGCGCTGATGACGGGAGCCAGCCAAAAACATTGTGTGGGGCCAAAGATGAGACACTCGGGAAAGATGGACACGCTGCGAACACGGGCCTTCCCTTCTCCAGCCCCTCGCTGTGCTCGGAGATGATGAACGGGCACGCGGACCTGAAGGAGGCCTTCCAGCCGGCCGCGGTGGAGCACATGCCTG TTAATTTCCCAGGGAAGTGTGTGTCGCATACTAGCTCCACATACACCTTCACCACCTGCAGGATCCTCCACCCCTCTGATCAGCTGACGTCTGTGTCTCCAAG CCCAGCTATCGGCTCCTGTCAGAGCAGCGTTCACGTCGCCAGCGCCGCCCCCGCTTCCACGCCCACGAACGCGTCTGCCCCTCACACCCCGTCCTACACCCCCTGCTGCACCCCGCGGCGCCTCTCCCTGTCCCTGTCTCTGGCTGAATCCTCCACCAACCTGAGGGACTCCACCAGGACCACTAGCACCTCCCTGGGCCTGgtgcgcctcctgctggagcgCGGCATCTCTGCCTCGGTGTACGATCCTGGCAGCTGGGACCGCGGGCTGAACatcggcgcggcgcccacgggAGCAGCGCCGGCGCCAAGACCCAGCGACGCAGCGGGGGAGCCCGAGGGCGGGCATGTTGCCAGACGGCCagactccctcctcctcctccggccctCCACCCCACCCGACTCCACGTcctccgctgctgccgccgcacgccccgtttttcggttcAGCCTGTCGCCCGACGACCCGCCGTACTACGACACCTTCCTGGCCTCGAAACCGGCCCGCACCATCCTGAGGGAGGTGCTGGGGGAGGCGGACAGGGAGCGGGGGGCGCAGGCGGACGGCGACGACGGCCAAGCAGAGGTGCAGAACCTGCGGCTCGTGGACAAGCTGAAGCGCTTCCGCACCCTCTCGCCCCACTCGGCCTCGGCCTCGCCCGGGACTAACCTGTTCGGCACCAGCGGACTAGGGAGCAGTGCGCTGGGAGCAGGGCTTCCTGGATTGAGCACGGGACTCAGGAGGAATCGAACCTACCCGGCCCTGGTGGGGGCCAGCATGGCTATGAAAGATCCAGGGGGACCCGCTAGCACAGACATACTCATAGCGCAGCCGACCCcagatacaacacacacacaaacaagcaaaataCATTCGAAGGCCACACGGGTCAAAAACGCCATACATATACCACAGACATTACACGCTCTGGAAACAGTCACGCCACAGACCATAATACAGAGACACACTAGGCTGAATGACGCACTGTGGGACTCAACAAGCAACGACCCAAAGCAAGACGAGGAAACTGTCCCATAA